TATTTATGGCGAGAATGGTAAAATGCCTGTATGCTTTATAGGTACCAACCACACTACAGGAGGAAACTCGGGTAGCCCTGCCATAGATGCCAAAGGAAACCTAATAGGACTAAATTTCGACCGTGTTTGGGAAGGTACAATGAGTGATATTTATTACGACCCATCCATTTGCCGTAATATTATGGTAGACATTCGTTACGTACTGTTTGTAATAGACAAATACGCAGGTAACAAACGCTTAATTGACGAGATGAAACTCGTAAACGTAAAACGGAAATAAGCACTAAAAAAAACAGCTGCAAAAAAGTGTATAGAGGTTATTTTGGCAGTTTGAAAAATAAAATAAGAAGATTGTACGAAAAACCACCAAACACATGCGATAATAAGCTGTATTTCAACGATAGAAGATTTTTGAAAAAAATATCGATAAATATTTTGTGATATCAAAAAATTTATATCTTTGCTCCGAATTAATAATTAACCTTTATAATTTAGTAAGATGAAAAAAGTTGTTTTAAGCATGGCTTTAGTTGCTATGATGAGTGTATCATTCGTATCATGTAAAGAGAACGCTAATGAAGCTGAAACTGAAGTAGAAGCTGCTGCTGAAGAGGCTGGTGAGGCTATGGAAGAAGCTGGTGATGAAATCGCTGAGGAGGCTGAAGAAGCTACTGAAGCTATCGATTCTACTGCACATGCTGCTGAAGAGCACATGGAAGGTGACCACGACCACTAAGAACTGACTCAGTTAAAGTATTAGAAAGCTCCGCAATGCGGGGCTTTTTTAATTTATACTATTTTTGTAGCCTACAGCAATTAATATATTATGAATAGTAAACAACACTGGGAAACCGTTTATACTACCAAACAACCACATGAGGTAAGCTGGACACAGGACGTACCTCAAACCTCACTAGACTTTATAACAGCTTGCAATATTGGTAAAGATGCCCGCATTATAGATGTTGGCGGTGGCGATAGCAACCTAGTCGACCATTTATTGAATTTGGGGTATACCAACATTACCGTACTCGATATATCGGAACAGGCATTGGAAAGAGCTAAAAAACGATTGGGTAACAAAGCCAATAAAGTTACTTGGATTGTTAGCGATATTACGGAATACCAACCCAAAGTTGTTTATGACGTTTGGCATGATAGAGCAGCGTTTCACTTTTTAACCGCTCCAGAAAAGATAAAAGCCTACAATAACATTGTAAACAAACATGCAATTAACCTTATTATAGGTACGTTTTCGGACGACGGACCTAAAAAATGTAGTGGGCTGGATATTACACAATATTCAGAAGCTACACTAGCAGCTCTTTTTACTGATAATTTCGATAGGACTAATAGCAAGCACGAAACGCATATCACACCCTTTAATACTACACAAAACTTTGTATTTTGTAGTTTTAAAAAGAAACAATAAATACAAAATAGTTATTTTATAATTAGTGCCAACAATCAAATTACTAAACATGAATAGTACTAAACAGCTTATAGAAAAAGTAGAAAAACTTTTTGTAAAAGAGAAACATCAGGAAATAATAGACCTGCTATCAAATGAATTATTAAATGAATATAACAATGCTAGATTATACTTTTGGCGAGGAGCTGCATACGAGAAATTAGATAATTTGAATAAAGCAATACAAAACTATAATATAGCTATCGAAATAAACGATAATGATGTATTCGCCTACAATAATAGAGGAGTTATTTGGCATGAAAAAGAAGAGTGGGATAAAGCAATTAAGGATTATAATAAGGTGATAGAAATAGACCCTGATAATTCAATGGCTTACAATAATCGTGGAAATATTTGGTACGAAAAAAATAACTTAGACAAAGCAATAGAAGATTACAGTAAAGCAATTCAAATAAACCCTATATATCAAGAAGCTTTTCAGAATAGAGGTCTCGCTTGGATAGAAAAGAAAGAGTTCAATAAGGCAATAAAAGATTACAGTAAATGCCTCGAAATAGATCCCAAAAGCATAAATCCTTACTATAATAGAGGGAGTGCTTGGAAAGAAAGGGGAGAATTCAAAAAAGCTATAGAAGATTACAGAAAATACTTAAAGTTAACTCCTCAGAAAAATAATTATTGGGCAAAACAGGCAAAGGCAAACATTGAAGAATTAAACCACAAAATAAATATTCCTGCTTATAATAATATAACAAATATTGTAGAGCAAATAAAAGATCTATTAATTTTTAAAGAAGACTGTATAACACACTATACATCGCTTTCTACTACCAGAATTTTAATTCTCAATGAAAATAGTAAGTTCAGACTATCTGAAGGTGCATTTTTAAATGATACATCTGAAGGTAGAGCTTTATTCGATTTTTTAGATAACTTTCACCTTACTGAAAATATAACAGATAAAACAATAGCAGAGCCATTTACTGAAAAACCATTTATCGGCAGCTTTGTCCCAAAAATTAAGCATGACGACCTTACCCTATGGCGTATGTATGGTAAAGAGAGCGGAACAGAAGCAAAAGGTTGCGCACTTACCATCAATCGTGAAAAATTTGTCGATGCCATACAGCAATCAATAAAAAAAGATGCTATAACGGAAGAAAGCTTTTTAAGTAATACTGATTTTACATTTTATAGCGTTGCTTATTTAGATAAGGGGAACTTTATAATACCTGGAGCTACTAAAAAGAAGCAAAAGGAGCTAAATGATTTAATGAAAAAACTAAGTGAAACAGTAAAGAATGT
The Flavobacterium litorale genome window above contains:
- a CDS encoding tetratricopeptide repeat protein, with translation MNSTKQLIEKVEKLFVKEKHQEIIDLLSNELLNEYNNARLYFWRGAAYEKLDNLNKAIQNYNIAIEINDNDVFAYNNRGVIWHEKEEWDKAIKDYNKVIEIDPDNSMAYNNRGNIWYEKNNLDKAIEDYSKAIQINPIYQEAFQNRGLAWIEKKEFNKAIKDYSKCLEIDPKSINPYYNRGSAWKERGEFKKAIEDYRKYLKLTPQKNNYWAKQAKANIEELNHKINIPAYNNITNIVEQIKDLLIFKEDCITHYTSLSTTRILILNENSKFRLSEGAFLNDTSEGRALFDFLDNFHLTENITDKTIAEPFTEKPFIGSFVPKIKHDDLTLWRMYGKESGTEAKGCALTINREKFVDAIQQSIKKDAITEESFLSNTDFTFYSVAYLDKGNFIIPGATKKKQKELNDLMKKLSETVKNVTDKYKVLITEKLNEIAYLFKSADYLFEHEVRLIIDGVGFEKGIDNETPKVYVELVDIRPALEQITLGPKIEKAEEWAATFNYYIKQNYNDKDTDIVISHLPFK
- a CDS encoding class I SAM-dependent methyltransferase — translated: MNSKQHWETVYTTKQPHEVSWTQDVPQTSLDFITACNIGKDARIIDVGGGDSNLVDHLLNLGYTNITVLDISEQALERAKKRLGNKANKVTWIVSDITEYQPKVVYDVWHDRAAFHFLTAPEKIKAYNNIVNKHAINLIIGTFSDDGPKKCSGLDITQYSEATLAALFTDNFDRTNSKHETHITPFNTTQNFVFCSFKKKQ